A DNA window from Deinococcus misasensis DSM 22328 contains the following coding sequences:
- a CDS encoding DUF4384 domain-containing protein, producing MKNRLMLAALILLGAGSLSACTVRVTAPSATISFETADFINSFEPSRGTNSTYYVGEQVSFRLNTTRAGYVTVVALDPDGYSNVLAYNQYVSGGTSVIDGGPRNYFEVAPPRGYQRVRAIFTTQPQSGYARASIEGRYQNGQWDSQFNVYLRPAPAQTRDVVETGFYIR from the coding sequence ATGAAAAACCGTCTGATGCTTGCTGCTTTGATTTTGCTGGGTGCTGGCTCCCTGAGTGCTTGCACGGTGCGTGTGACCGCTCCGAGCGCCACCATCAGCTTTGAGACCGCCGATTTCATCAACTCCTTTGAGCCCAGCCGTGGAACGAACAGCACCTACTATGTGGGTGAACAGGTCAGTTTCCGCCTGAACACCACCCGTGCTGGATACGTGACTGTGGTGGCTCTGGATCCCGATGGTTACAGCAATGTGCTGGCCTACAACCAGTACGTCTCTGGCGGAACTTCTGTGATTGATGGTGGACCCAGAAACTACTTTGAAGTGGCCCCTCCCAGAGGTTACCAGCGTGTGCGCGCCATCTTCACCACCCAACCCCAGAGTGGTTATGCCCGCGCTTCCATTGAAGGCCGTTATCAGAATGGGCAATGGGACAGCCAGTTCAATGTGTACCTGCGCCCAGCCCCTGCCCAGACCCGCGACGTGGTGGAAACCGGATTCTACATCCGCTGA
- a CDS encoding GGDEF domain-containing protein: MFDAEVLRRRVYLLLSVLVATGGLMGAWTFPQGLEVQNVSQTLLGVFALITLGLLVQGKMPSWTIERLAVAMYSTFWVVRFLVEMFSANYPMGRFPLHSETGLVALVLMVFITLPTRSAMRLAGGLYLMFLVVPWVVLAFMPERRAGWNFDDFFRIQMITSGMVGLIYVLGAYKEQWVREQERTHWLHHIAYTDPLTGVFNRRRLYEILEEQTGRSGFSVVLFDLDHFKRINDRYGHATGDEVLKHAARETQNVVDQQGFVGRWGGEEFLLVFPDSDASKAVMYAESIRRKFPETEVDDLQGFTASFGVAEHQAGEALDSLIHRADQALYLAKARGRNCVVTHDAYLQNPQGQQMAQ, translated from the coding sequence CATGGACATTTCCACAGGGTCTGGAAGTGCAAAACGTTTCACAAACTTTGCTCGGGGTGTTTGCCTTGATCACTCTGGGTTTGCTGGTGCAAGGGAAAATGCCGTCCTGGACCATTGAGCGTTTGGCTGTGGCCATGTACAGCACCTTCTGGGTGGTGCGCTTTCTGGTGGAGATGTTCAGTGCGAATTACCCCATGGGACGTTTTCCACTGCATTCCGAAACCGGTCTGGTGGCTCTGGTTTTGATGGTGTTCATCACCCTGCCCACCCGTTCAGCAATGCGTCTGGCAGGCGGGCTGTACCTGATGTTTCTGGTGGTTCCGTGGGTGGTTCTGGCGTTCATGCCAGAGCGCCGTGCAGGCTGGAATTTCGATGATTTTTTTCGCATTCAAATGATCACCTCCGGGATGGTGGGTTTGATTTATGTGCTGGGGGCTTACAAGGAGCAGTGGGTCAGAGAACAGGAACGCACCCACTGGTTGCACCACATCGCCTACACCGATCCCCTGACCGGCGTGTTCAACCGTCGTCGCCTGTACGAAATCCTGGAGGAGCAAACAGGACGCTCTGGGTTCAGTGTGGTGTTGTTCGATCTGGACCACTTCAAACGGATCAATGACCGTTACGGACATGCCACAGGCGACGAAGTCCTCAAACATGCTGCCCGAGAAACCCAAAACGTTGTGGACCAGCAAGGTTTTGTGGGCAGATGGGGTGGAGAAGAATTCCTGCTGGTTTTTCCAGATTCAGATGCCTCCAAAGCGGTGATGTATGCAGAATCCATCAGGCGCAAATTTCCAGAGACCGAGGTGGATGACCTGCAAGGCTTCACAGCCAGTTTTGGGGTTGCTGAACATCAGGCCGGTGAAGCTCTGGATTCCTTGATCCATCGTGCGGATCAGGCCCTGTACCTTGCCAAAGCCAGAGGTCGCAACTGTGTGGTCACCCATGATGCATATTTGCAAAACCCACAGGGGCAACAGATGGCTCAATGA